One segment of Solanum lycopersicum chromosome 1, SLM_r2.1 DNA contains the following:
- the LOC101247851 gene encoding small ribosomal subunit protein bS1c has protein sequence MASLTQQFVGLKCPPMSTTRLVNPSNYHHHQSKQKPRIVIQAAAVIANAQTRERLKLKEMFEDAYERCRTTPMEGVAFTVDDFHSALEKYDFDSEVGTKVKGTVFSVDANGALVDITAKSSAYLPLREASLHTIRHVEEAGIFPGLREEFVVVGENEADDSLVLSLRSIQYDLAWERCRQLQAEDVVIKGKVVGANKGGVVALVEGLRGFVPFSQISTKSTAEELLEKELPLKFVEVDEEQSRLVLSNRKAMADSQAQLGIGSVVLGSVQSLKPYGAFIDIGGINGLLHVSQISHDRVSDIATVLQPGDTLKVMILSHDRERGRVSLSTKKLEPTPGDMIRNPKLVFEKAEEMAQTFRQRIAQAEAMARADMLRFQPESGLTLNSDGILGPLTSELPEDGLDLSEIPPADDL, from the exons ATGGCTTCTCTAACACAGCAATTCGTTGGGTTGAAGTGCCCTCCAATGTCGACAACAAGGCTTGTGAATCCGAGTAATTATCATCACCATCAGAGTAAGCAGAAGCCAAGAATTGTAATACAAGCTGCAGCAGTAATCGCAAATGCACAAACAAGAGAAAGACTAAAACTTAAAGAGATgtttgaggatgcctatgagAGATGCCGCACTACACCTATGGAAGGTGTTGCCTTTACTGTTGATGATTTTCACTCTGCccttgaaaaatatgattttgacTCCGAAGTTGGTACTAAG GTCAAAGGAACGGTTTTTTCTGTAGATGCAAATGGAGCTCTAGTTGACATAACTGCAAAATCATCTGCATACTTGCCTTTACGAGAAGCTTCACTTCACACCATCAGACATGTAGAGGAAGCCGGAATATTTCCTGGCTTGCGTGAGGAGTTTGTGGTAGTTGGAGAAAATGAAGCTGATGATAGTTTGGTTTTGAGTTTGAGATCAATTCAATATGACCTTGCATGGGAGAGATGCAGGCAGCTTCAAGCTGAAGATGTTGTCATCAAAGGCAAG GTGGTTGGTGCAAATAAAGGTGGAGTGGTCGCTCTGGTGGAGGGCCTTCGTGGTTTTGTTCCATTCTCCCAGATATCAACG AAATCAACTGCGGAGGAGCTTTTGGAAAAAGAGCTTCCTCTGAAGTTTGTTGAGGTTGATGAAGAGCAATCGAGACTTGTTCTCAGCAATCGTAAGGCCATGGCTGATAGTCAGGCACAATTGGGCATAGGCTCAGTTGTTCTTGGAAGTGTTCAGAGCTTGAAACCATATGGTGCCTTCATTGACATTGGTGGGATCAATGGCCTTCTTCATGTGAGCCAGATTAGTCATGATCGTGTCTCAGATATTGCAACAGTCCTCCAGCCTGGTGACACACTTAAG GTCATGATATTGAGCCATGACCGTGAGAGAGGTCGAGTGAGCCTTTCTACAAAGAAGCTAGAGCCTACACCTGGTGACATGATTCGCAATCCAAAGCTTGTCTTTGAGAAG GCTGAAGAGATGGCCCAGACATTCAGGCAGAGAATTGCCCAAGCTGAAGCCATGGCCCGTGCAGATATGCTGAGATTCCAGCCTGAG AGTGGATTGACCCTCAACTCTGACGGGATTTTAGGTCCGCTGACCTCTGAACTACCTGAGGATGGACTGGACTTGAGTGAGATTCCACCAGCTGATGATTTATGA